The following are from one region of the Moritella sp. 24 genome:
- the recB gene encoding exodeoxyribonuclease V subunit beta, which yields MADVNILNAMTFPLYGERLIEASAGTGKTFTIASLYLRLLLGHGGENAYNKEGESQLLTVEQILVVTFTEAATAELRDRIRARIHQARIAFSISHSNDPVISLLLADTHKQDYGRCAKLLLAAERQMDEAAIYTIHGFCQRMLKQNAFESGALFESEFITDESQLKFNAVADFWRSHFYRYNDGMVDMVHSFWSSPQALLRDIAGYLSNTDIEFIAKTSSDDITEDYDKLVASIQQVKELWFKNVGDLCELIQAGNLNGNSYRPASVSKWLNEMLTWSQSETTQNDLPDCLVKFSQHALTTKTKKGKVSPEHQVFDDIERLLEKPLSLKDCFIVKAVEYVRARVMKTKNQSQLLSFDDLLSGLSEALTGEQAVSLAECIRSQYPIAMIDEFQDTDQQQYDIFNTIYGKQDGAGLFMIGDPKQAIYSFRGADIFTYMQARENVEAHYTLAKNWRSSSSMVSAVNRVFEHANKPFIYEDSISFQPVDSHGKSKPLLLNGNEPAALQLWLHEEEDQKNITKGRYQQVYAKATANQIATLLTDAQQGNAMLSGRPIKAGDIAVLVRTGAEAKLVRDQLDALSIPSVYMSNRESVFASREARELYHIFAAILNPEDEGLLRAALATSIFEKPAIELDQLSNDEKVWEQTVAEFKLYQKTLQWQGFLPALRLLLNKQNIAAIMLSAQGGDRRLTDVLHLGELLQEASLELDGEYSLFRWFGEKIENPNGDAQEQLVRLESEADLVQVVTIHKSKGLEYNLVFLPFICATRQASTPLYHKNGHTYVHLDLDDSDALEIAKDQADEERLAEDLRLLYVALTRGVYATWLGLGAIKMGNSHNKMHLNAMGYLLQQGEECKDTEFKVSVEKLAEQQACVAIVEPPLAAVPAYQPIVEPAVTYQAKRMTNPISKNWWVTSYSALSRHSHGNRHSSYDASLELPGFDAEVNTEKDEDQEMSWDIFSFPRGAAAGTLLHTVFEHIDFSNVDEDALTEQILQLLEREGYDIDWLPVLLELVNQVLDCPLQDGFSLRQLTPSKKKVEMEFFMPISSLNCADLNVLIKQHDGLSQQAGELDFQQVSGMLKGFIDLVFVYEGRYYVLDYKSNHLGESQVDYTVDAIDHVMIEHRYELQYQLYTLALHRFLRSRIPDYDYEQHFGGVYYLFLRGMRVETGNEYGVFFTKPSLDFVMQLDDLFLGELA from the coding sequence ATGGCTGATGTAAATATTCTAAATGCAATGACGTTTCCACTATATGGTGAACGTCTGATTGAAGCATCTGCTGGTACAGGTAAAACATTCACCATCGCCAGTTTATATCTGCGCTTACTTTTAGGGCATGGCGGTGAGAATGCTTATAACAAAGAAGGTGAAAGCCAACTACTCACGGTTGAGCAAATATTAGTTGTAACCTTTACGGAGGCTGCAACGGCAGAGTTACGCGATCGTATTCGCGCGCGTATTCATCAAGCGCGTATCGCATTTAGTATTAGTCATAGTAATGACCCCGTAATAAGTTTGCTACTTGCAGATACTCATAAGCAAGATTATGGACGTTGTGCAAAATTATTATTAGCGGCTGAAAGGCAGATGGATGAAGCGGCTATTTATACTATTCATGGTTTTTGTCAGCGCATGCTTAAGCAAAATGCATTTGAATCTGGTGCATTATTTGAAAGTGAATTCATTACTGATGAATCACAGTTAAAATTTAATGCAGTTGCTGATTTCTGGCGTAGCCATTTTTATCGTTATAACGATGGAATGGTCGATATGGTACATAGTTTTTGGTCATCACCTCAAGCACTATTACGAGACATTGCAGGGTACCTATCTAATACCGATATTGAGTTTATTGCTAAAACAAGTAGCGATGATATTACTGAAGATTACGACAAGTTAGTGGCATCGATTCAGCAGGTTAAAGAGTTATGGTTTAAAAATGTCGGTGATCTTTGTGAATTGATTCAAGCAGGTAATTTGAACGGTAATAGTTATCGTCCAGCGAGTGTGTCGAAATGGTTGAATGAAATGCTGACATGGTCGCAATCAGAAACCACACAAAATGATTTGCCTGATTGTCTGGTTAAGTTTTCTCAACATGCGTTAACGACTAAAACTAAAAAGGGTAAAGTATCACCTGAACATCAAGTATTTGATGATATTGAGCGTTTATTAGAAAAACCATTATCCCTTAAAGATTGTTTCATCGTTAAAGCTGTTGAATATGTGCGTGCGCGCGTAATGAAAACCAAAAATCAGTCACAGCTGCTATCGTTTGATGATTTATTGTCTGGATTATCAGAGGCGTTAACAGGTGAGCAAGCCGTTAGTTTAGCTGAATGTATCCGAAGCCAATATCCAATCGCCATGATTGATGAATTCCAAGATACCGATCAACAACAATACGATATTTTTAATACCATTTATGGCAAGCAAGATGGTGCTGGCTTATTCATGATTGGTGATCCGAAACAAGCGATTTATAGTTTTCGTGGCGCAGATATTTTTACTTACATGCAAGCCCGTGAAAATGTAGAAGCTCATTATACGTTAGCTAAAAACTGGCGTTCTTCGAGTTCAATGGTGAGTGCGGTTAACCGTGTATTTGAACATGCGAACAAGCCGTTTATTTATGAAGACAGCATTAGTTTCCAGCCTGTTGATTCACATGGTAAAAGCAAACCGTTATTATTAAATGGTAATGAACCGGCGGCGCTACAACTGTGGCTACATGAAGAAGAAGACCAGAAAAATATCACAAAGGGTCGATATCAACAAGTTTATGCAAAGGCGACAGCGAACCAAATTGCGACCTTATTGACTGATGCACAGCAAGGTAATGCAATGCTATCGGGGCGTCCGATAAAAGCTGGTGATATTGCTGTTCTTGTGCGAACTGGTGCTGAAGCTAAATTAGTGCGTGATCAGCTTGATGCTTTATCCATTCCTAGTGTGTATATGTCGAATCGTGAAAGTGTATTCGCCAGTCGTGAAGCGCGCGAGTTATATCATATTTTCGCAGCAATATTGAATCCTGAAGATGAAGGATTATTACGTGCGGCACTAGCCACATCAATTTTTGAAAAACCTGCAATCGAACTAGACCAACTCAGTAATGATGAAAAAGTGTGGGAGCAAACGGTTGCTGAATTTAAGCTCTACCAAAAAACCTTACAGTGGCAAGGTTTCTTACCGGCATTAAGATTGTTACTGAATAAACAAAATATCGCCGCAATCATGCTTTCAGCACAAGGTGGTGATCGACGTTTAACTGATGTACTGCATTTAGGTGAACTATTGCAAGAAGCGAGTTTAGAGCTTGATGGTGAATACAGCTTGTTTCGTTGGTTTGGTGAAAAAATTGAAAACCCTAATGGCGATGCGCAAGAGCAATTAGTGCGTTTAGAAAGTGAAGCTGACTTAGTGCAAGTTGTTACTATCCATAAATCTAAAGGTCTGGAATATAACTTAGTATTCCTGCCGTTCATTTGTGCTACAAGGCAAGCATCAACACCGCTTTATCATAAAAATGGTCATACTTATGTGCATCTCGATTTAGATGATTCTGACGCACTCGAAATAGCGAAAGATCAAGCGGATGAAGAGCGTTTAGCGGAAGATTTACGTTTACTCTATGTTGCATTAACCCGTGGTGTTTATGCAACATGGTTAGGGCTAGGCGCGATTAAAATGGGGAACTCTCATAATAAAATGCACCTTAATGCGATGGGCTATTTATTACAGCAAGGTGAAGAGTGCAAAGATACAGAGTTTAAAGTCAGTGTTGAAAAATTAGCTGAGCAGCAAGCGTGCGTTGCTATTGTTGAACCACCGTTAGCTGCTGTACCTGCTTATCAACCGATTGTTGAACCTGCTGTTACCTATCAAGCTAAAAGGATGACTAACCCGATCAGTAAGAACTGGTGGGTTACAAGTTATTCTGCATTATCACGACATAGTCATGGGAACCGTCATTCTAGTTATGATGCATCTCTGGAGTTACCGGGATTTGATGCTGAAGTGAATACCGAAAAAGATGAAGATCAGGAAATGAGTTGGGATATCTTTAGTTTTCCACGTGGCGCTGCGGCAGGTACTTTATTACATACTGTATTTGAGCATATTGATTTTTCCAATGTAGATGAAGACGCATTAACTGAGCAGATATTACAATTATTAGAGCGTGAAGGTTACGATATTGATTGGTTACCTGTGTTACTGGAACTGGTTAATCAAGTTTTGGATTGTCCATTGCAGGATGGCTTTAGTTTACGTCAATTAACCCCCTCGAAAAAGAAAGTCGAGATGGAATTCTTTATGCCTATTTCATCGCTTAACTGTGCTGATTTAAATGTATTGATAAAGCAGCATGATGGATTATCTCAACAAGCGGGTGAACTAGACTTTCAACAAGTCAGTGGTATGTTAAAAGGTTTTATCGATTTGGTGTTTGTTTATGAAGGCCGTTATTACGTGCTTGATTATAAATCTAATCACTTAGGTGAGAGCCAAGTTGATTACACTGTAGATGCAATTGATCATGTCATGATTGAACATCGATATGAGCTGCAGTATCAGTTATATACCTTGGCATTGCATCGTTTTCTACGTTCACGTATTCCAGATTATGATTACGAACAGCATTTTGGTGGTGTCTATTACTTGTTCTTACGTGGAATGAGAGTTGAGACGGGTAATGAATATGGTGTATTTTTCACTAAACCATCACTCGATTTTGTTATGCAGTTAGATGACTTATTTTTAGGAGAACTTGCATAA
- the recD gene encoding exodeoxyribonuclease V subunit alpha: protein MSILQSLKELANENQIRQLDYQFARFIGNYESDPAIILLACLTSYQLGKGHVCIDLKHTDYNALFDLNLNRSRMLLAEVSSHSEAWPNLLANSAVVGESAPLQFVADAGKLYLQRYWAYELQVAQQLKSLAKQSQQPDLSASLNRLFKRDYGFLFPILAKERETHFSAQSFVAKYLDVVKKGRISWSDVEQVLLTAKNAQELHALDSLIPDAYCLNWQKLSVAVAATRHFSVISGGPGTGKTTTVTKLLALLIEQGLLAQQTLTIKLVAPTGKAAARLTESISGAKGKLDLQVEVAELIPEQAGTIHRLLGVIPNRQAFRHNKDNPLHLDVLVVDEASMVDLPLMAKLLAALPPHARLILLGDKDQLASVEAGSVLADICAYADFGYSAGQANWLSKITDYELSQYQAADATAIYDSLCLLRKSYRFDAESGIGCLAGAVNRGDLKEFDSVWENQHDDINLHPLSTETYDALITMAKQGYQDYLAKVVVSPSDDEAKSILRCFNDFQILTAIREGDFGVEGLNQRIEKALLAARKIRKDQSEWYAGRPIMITNNDHGLGLYNGDIGICMQDEDHRMRVYFEMADGNVQSFLPSRLPPHQTVFAMTIHKSQGSEFRHTVMILPNRFNPVLTRELVYTGITRAKEKLDIFTNVTVMKKAIKLRTERVSGLMALLSQN from the coding sequence ATGAGCATACTTCAGAGCTTAAAAGAATTGGCGAACGAGAATCAAATTCGTCAGTTAGATTATCAATTCGCACGTTTTATTGGTAATTATGAATCGGATCCTGCAATCATCTTACTGGCCTGTTTAACCAGTTATCAGTTGGGTAAAGGTCATGTTTGCATTGACTTGAAACACACCGATTATAATGCATTATTTGACCTTAATTTAAATCGTTCGCGCATGTTATTAGCAGAAGTTTCTAGCCATAGTGAAGCTTGGCCAAATTTATTAGCAAACTCAGCGGTTGTAGGGGAATCTGCACCACTGCAGTTTGTTGCTGATGCCGGTAAATTATATTTGCAGCGCTACTGGGCTTACGAGTTACAAGTAGCGCAGCAGTTGAAAAGCTTAGCAAAGCAAAGTCAGCAGCCAGACTTAAGTGCGAGTCTTAATCGTTTATTTAAACGTGATTATGGTTTCTTATTTCCTATTTTAGCGAAAGAGCGTGAAACACATTTTAGTGCGCAATCATTTGTAGCGAAGTACTTAGACGTTGTAAAGAAAGGACGTATTAGTTGGAGTGATGTAGAGCAAGTACTACTCACGGCTAAGAATGCCCAAGAACTACATGCTTTAGATAGTTTGATCCCAGATGCTTATTGTCTTAATTGGCAAAAGCTATCTGTTGCGGTTGCGGCTACGCGTCATTTTTCAGTGATATCGGGTGGACCGGGCACAGGAAAAACGACCACGGTAACGAAGTTATTAGCCTTGTTAATTGAGCAAGGTTTATTAGCACAACAAACGTTAACGATTAAGCTTGTTGCACCGACGGGTAAGGCTGCTGCACGTTTAACGGAATCAATTTCGGGTGCGAAAGGTAAATTAGACTTACAAGTTGAGGTCGCTGAATTAATCCCTGAGCAAGCGGGTACAATACACAGGTTATTAGGCGTGATACCGAATCGACAAGCATTCCGTCATAATAAAGATAACCCATTACATCTTGATGTTCTGGTTGTTGATGAAGCCTCTATGGTGGATTTACCACTGATGGCGAAATTGTTAGCAGCGTTACCACCTCATGCTAGATTGATATTATTAGGTGATAAAGATCAGCTTGCGTCGGTAGAGGCTGGCTCTGTATTAGCTGATATTTGTGCTTATGCCGATTTTGGCTATTCTGCTGGGCAAGCAAACTGGTTATCTAAAATCACGGATTATGAGTTAAGCCAATATCAGGCGGCAGATGCGACAGCGATATATGACAGCTTATGTTTACTGCGTAAAAGTTATCGTTTTGATGCTGAATCAGGTATTGGCTGTTTGGCTGGAGCGGTAAATAGAGGCGACTTAAAAGAGTTTGATAGTGTATGGGAAAATCAGCATGATGATATTAACCTACATCCGTTATCGACAGAAACCTATGACGCACTTATCACAATGGCGAAGCAAGGCTATCAAGATTATCTAGCTAAAGTGGTTGTATCACCGAGTGATGATGAAGCAAAATCAATATTACGTTGTTTTAATGATTTTCAAATTCTAACTGCGATCAGAGAAGGTGACTTTGGTGTTGAAGGTTTAAATCAGCGAATCGAAAAAGCATTGCTCGCGGCACGTAAGATTCGTAAAGACCAATCCGAATGGTATGCAGGTAGACCTATTATGATCACGAATAATGATCATGGCCTCGGTTTATATAATGGTGATATAGGTATTTGTATGCAAGATGAAGATCACCGCATGCGAGTTTACTTTGAAATGGCTGACGGTAATGTGCAGTCTTTTCTACCTAGTCGATTACCACCTCATCAAACTGTTTTCGCGATGACGATTCATAAGTCGCAAGGATCTGAGTTTAGACACACGGTAATGATTTTACCAAACCGCTTTAACCCAGTGCTAACAAGAGAGTTGGTATATACCGGTATTACTCGTGCAAAAGAGAAATTAGATATATTTACTAACGTAACAGTAATGAAAAAGGCGATTAAATTACGTACGGAACGGGTGAGTGGACTAATGGCATTATTAAGCCAGAATTGA